In Gymnogyps californianus isolate 813 chromosome 20, ASM1813914v2, whole genome shotgun sequence, a single window of DNA contains:
- the PIGW gene encoding phosphatidylinositol-glycan biosynthesis class W protein produces the protein MSQKHLKEAFISNLNGTSLLEISLGLPLAPLCLLCRGLLLILYYQHYGKPLRSRKYSLLLDFLVLVSPLVFSCTVLSPIIFFMPTIIAASCAGIFSKIYSQRKHETRVPFRQIVKDFQKIYLDPEYIPAITAFRVYVNVLTSISILAVDFPQYPRRYAKAETYGTGVMDFGVGAFIFGNALVCPEVRQKSYGTQPKFSNLARQFFSVWPLIFLGVGRLLSVKSIEYHEHTSEYGVHWNFFFTLAFVRLAASLLLAIFPKNHSWIVAINLAVLYQLILNTTSLKMFILHGSNGRDTRVGFLNANREGLLSLFGYLAIYMASVQVGLCLLKCRNSVKGWLQAVCSLLLTVLVLFLFLHVSQAYADPVSRRMANLSYCIWVVAHCLTFFICFVVTDLTLVFTKLLVKGSSVPCCWNVVKPPNASKKRETEAVPIGREGKLSHICLISAINKNQLLFFLLANVMTGTVNILIDTIHSKAAFTLCILHLYMFLNCLIMYILHAKNIVLKFW, from the coding sequence atgtcACAAAAACACCTGAAAGAAGCCTTTATCAGCAACCTCAACGGAACTAGTTTGCTGGAAATTTCACTAGGCTTGCCTCTAGCTCCGCTCTGCCTGCTTTGCAGAGGACTCCTCTTGATTTTATATTACCAGCACTACGGGAAACCTTTACGTTCAAGGAAGTACAGCCTGCTGCTAGACTTCCTTGTGCTAGTATCTCCTCTCGTGTTCTCCTGTACAGTCTTGTCTCCAATCATCTTTTTCATGCCAACTATCATTGCAGCCTCCTGTGCCggaatattttctaaaatatacagccaaagaaaacatgagACCAGAGTGCCTTTTAGGCAAATTGTAAAAGACTTCCAGAAGATTTACTTGGATCCAGAATACATTCCAGCAATAACTGCGTTTCGCGTTTATGTCAATGTGTTGACATCAATCAGCATTCTAGCAGTGGATTTCCCGCAGTATCCAAGGCGATACGCCAAAGCTGAGACCTATGGAACAGGAGTTATGGATTTCGGGGTtggagcttttatttttggtaatGCTCTCGTCTGTCCTGAAGTCAGACAAAAGTCTTATGGGACACAACCAAAATTTTCCAATCTGGCCAGGCAGTTCTTTTCCGTTTGGCCGTTGATTTTTCTTGGCGTTGGACGACTGCTTAGTGTTAAATCTATAGAGTATCATGAACATACTTCAGAGTATGGCGTGCactggaattttttctttaccttaGCATTTGTGAGGCTTGCAGCATCTCTACTTCTAGCCATATTTCCAAAAAATCATTCTTGGATTGTTGCTATAAATCTCGCTGTACTTTATCAGCTTATTCTTAACACTACCTCTCTGAAGATGTTTATCTTGCATGGGAGCAACGGCAGAGATACTAGGGTTGGCTTTTTAAACGCCAACAGGGAAGGACTGCTCTCTCTTTTTGGATATCTAGCCATATACATGGCGAGCGTCCAAGTGGGACTCTGTCTGCTGAAGTGCAGAAACTCAGTCAAAGGCTGGCTTCAAGCCGTGTGTTCCTTACTGCTGACAGTTCTCGTGCTCTTCCTATTTCTTCACGTGTCGCAAGCATACGCGGACCCCGTGTCCCGCCGGATGGCTAATCTGTCCTACTGCATATGGGTGGTTGCTCACTGTCTGACtttctttatctgttttgtAGTGACTGATCTCACGTTGGTGTTCACGAAGCTTCTTGTGAAGGGGTCCAGCGTGCCCTGCTGCTGGAATGTTGTAAAGCCCCCTAATGCCAGTAAAAAGCGTGAAACGGAGGCCGTGCCTATCGGAAGGGAAGGCAAGCTGTCGCACATTTGCCTGATTAGCgctattaataaaaatcaattactatttttcttgcTAGCGAATGTTATGACTGGTACTGTCAATATACTGATAGATACAATCCACAGCAAGGCCGCATTTACACTATGTATACTACACttgtatatgtttttaaactgtttaattATGTATATATTGCATGCCAAAAATATAGTATTAAAGTTTTGGTGA